CTCGACCGCCTTCTCGTTCAACATGCCCGCCGGGCAGGCCCGCGGCGAGGTCGAGCTGGAGCGCGGGGACGGTGCCACGGTCTCGCGGGAGGTCACGCTGGCGGGTGGCATGTGCCCCGAGTGCGAGGGGCTCGGCCGGGTGTCGGCGATCGACGTCGACCAGCTGGTCGACCGGGAGCGCTCGCTCAACGAGGGCGCCATCACCGTCCCCAACTTCGGCGTCGGCACCTGGTACTGGAAGAGCCTGGCCGAGGCCGGCTTCGTCGACCCCGACACCAAGCTCAAGGACTACACCCCCACCCAGTGGGAGGACTTCCTCCACAAGCCGGCCACCAAGATCAAGCTGGCCGGCATCAACGTCACCTACGAGGGCCTGGTCGTGAAGGTGCAGCGGCTCTACCTGGCCAAGGATCGGGAGTCGATGCAGCCCCACATCCGGGCCTTCGTCGACCGGGCCGTGACCTTCCGGCCCTGCCCGGCCTGCGGCGGCACCCGGCTCAACCCGGCCGCCCTGTCCTCCAAGGTCAAGGGCCGCAACATCGCCGAGTGCTCGGCCATGCAGGTCAGCGACCTGGCCTCCTTCGTCCGCGACATCGAGGACGCCTCGGTGGGGCCGCTGGTGGCCTCCCTGCGGGAGACGCTCGACTCGATGGTCGAGGTCGGCCTCGGCTACCTGAGCCTGGACCGCGAGTCCGGCACCCTGTCCGGGGGCGAGGCCCAGCGGGTCAAGATGGTCCGCCACCTCGGGTCGGCCCTGACCGACGTCACCTACGTCTTCGACGAGCCCACCGTCGGCCTCCATCCCCACGACGTCCAGCGCATGAACGACCTGCTGCTGCGCCTGCGCGACAAGGGCAACACCGTCCTGGTGGTCGAGCACGAGCCCGAGGTCATCGAGGTCGCCGACCACGTGGTCGACCTGGGCCCGGGGGCGGGGTCGGCCGGGGGGACGGTCTGCTTCGCCGGCGACGTGGCCGGCCTGCGCCGGTCGGGCACGCTGACCGGCAGGCACCTGGACCACCGCACGCCCCTGCGCGAGCGGGTCCGGGCCCCCAAGGGCCAGCTGTCGATCACCGGCGCGTCCCTGCACAACCTCAGGGACGTGAGCGTCGACCTCCCCCTCGGGGTGCTCACCGTGGTCACCGGCGTCGCCGGGTCGGGCAAGAGCTCGCTGGTCCACGGCTCCCTGGCCGGCCGCGAGGGGGTGACCATCGTCGACCAGTCCCCCATCCGCGGGTCCCGCCGCAGCAACCCGGCCACCTACACCGGGGTGCTCGACCCCATCCGCAGCGCCTTCGCCAAGGCCAACGGGGTCAAGGCGTCCCTGTTCAGCGCCAACTCCGAGGGCGCCTGCCCCAACTGCAACGGCATCGGCCTGGTCTACACCGACCTGGCCATGATGGCCGGGGTGGCGACCGTCTGCGAGCAGTGCGAGGGCCGGCGGTTCACCCCCGAGGTGCTGACCTACAAGCTCGACGGCAAGGACATCAGCGAGGTCCTGGCCATGTCCGTCACCGAGGCCCGCGGCTTCTTCACCGCCAGGGCGGCCCGGGCCGTCCTCGACCGGCTGGCCGACGTCGGCCTCGGCTACCTCGGGCTCGGCCAGCCGCTCACCACCCTGTCGGGGGGCGTGCGGCAGCGGCTCAAGCTGGCCATCCACATGGCCGCCGCGGCCACCACCTACGTGCTCGACGAGCCGACCACCGGCCTCCACCTGGCCGACGTCGACCAGCTCCTGGCCCTGCTCGACCGGCTGGTGGACGACGGCAACACGGTCATCGTCATCGAGCACCACCAGGCCGTCATGGCCCACGCCGACTGGCTGGTCGACCTCGGCCCCGGCGCCGGCCACGACGGCGGCCGGGTGGTCTTCACCGGCACCCCCGCCGACCTGGTCGCCGGCGCCGACACCCTCACCGCCCGGCACCTGCGGGCCTACCTGCGGCGCTAGCCGGTCCCCTCGAGCACGGTGAACAGGGTGAGCTGCGTCCCGTCGGGGGCCCGGACCCGGACGTTGCGGTGGTTCCACGGGGTGACGACCGGCTCGGCGAGCGCCTCGGCGCCGGCGGCGACGAGCCGGCGGGCCGTCCCGGCCGAGTCCGCGACCTCGAGCGCGACCCGCACCGGGCCGGCGACCCGGGACCCGACCTCGACCCGGTCGACCAGCTCCGCCTGGGCCGTCGACAGCAGCTCAAGGGTGGCCCGGCCCGCGTCCAGCACCGCCCCGCTGCCGTCGGGCCCGTCCCAGGACTCGGTCACCGGCAGGCCGAGGACGTCGCGGTAGAAGGCGATCGCCTGGTCGTAGTCGTCCACCGTCAGCGCCAGGCGCAGCTCGCGAACCGGGCTCTCGGGCATCTCGCTCCTCTCGTCGCCGGAGGGTGGCCGGGCCCAGCATGCACCAGGCGGCGACCGGAGGCTTGCCCGGGCCGTGCGGCGGGTAGCCGGAGGCCATGACGACCTACGGCTACCACGCCTCCCACGAGCAGCTGCCCCCGAGCGCCCTGCTGGCCGACGTCCAGCTGGCCGAGCAGGCCGGGTTCCAGGCGGCGATGTGCTCCGACCACTTCGCGCCCTGGAGCCGCGCCCAGGGCCACAGCGGGTTCGCCTGGTCCTGGCTGGGCGCGGCCCTGCAGGCGACCCGACTGCCGTTCGGCTGCGTCAACGCGCCCGGCCAGCGCTACCACCCGGCGATCGTCGCCCAGGCGGCGGCCACCCTGGCCGAGATGTTCCCGGGGCGCTTCTGGGTCGCGCTGGGCAGCGGCGAGGCCCTCAACGAGCACATCACCGGGACCGGGTGGCCGGACAAGCAGGCCCGCAACGACCGGCTGCTGGAGTGCGTGCAGGTCATCCGGGCGCTGCTCGCCGGCGAGACCGTCAGCCACCGCGGCCTGGTCACCGTCGACCGGGCCCGGCTGTGGTCGCGCCCGGCGGAGCCGCCGCCGCTGCTCGGCGCCGCCGTGAGCGCCGAGACCGCCGCCTGGGTGGCCGGCTGGGCCGACGGCCTGATCACCGTCAACCAGCCCATGGAGCGGCTGCGCCGGGTCGTGGACGCCTTCCGGGCCGGCGCCGCCGGCAAGCCGATGTACCTCCAGGTCCACCTGGCCTTTGCCCAGGACGAGGCGACCGCCCTGGCCAACGCCCACCAGCAGTGGGGCAGCAACGTGCTCGACGGGTCGCTGGCCTGGGAACTGGCCCTGCCCGAGCAGTTCGAGGCCGCGACCCGGCACGTGCGGCCCGACGACGTCCGCGAGACGGTGCTGGTCACCGCCGACCCGTCGCGCCTGACCGCGGAGCTGGCCGCCTACGCCGAGCTCGGCTTCGACGGCGTGTTCGTCCACGAGGTCGGCCGCGACCAGCGCCGCACCATCGAGCTGTTCGGCTCCCAGGTGCTCCCCGCCCTGGCCGCGGCGTCGCCCGACGGGAGGGCGGGGCGGTGAGCGACAAGGCGACCAGCGACCTGTGGTGGAAGAACGCGGTCATCTACTGCCTGGACGTCGAGCTGTTCGCCGACGGCAACGGCGACGGGGTCGGTGACTTTCCCGGGCTGACCGACCGGATCGAGTACCTGGCCGGGCTCGGGGTGACCTGCCTGTGGCTGATGCCGTTCTACCCGACCCCGAACCGCGACAACGGCTACGACATCGCCGACTACTACGGCGTCGACCCGCGGCTGGGCAGCCTCGGCGACGTCGTGGAGCTGCTGCGGACGGCCCGGGAGCGCGGCATCCGGGTGATCGCCGACCTGGTCGTGAACCACACCTCGGTCGACCACCCCTGGTTCCAGGCCGCCCGGGCCGACCGGCGCTCGCCCTACCGCGACTACTTCGTCTGGGCCGACGAGCCGCCCGCCGACGGGCCCAAAGACGTCGTCTTCCCGGGCCAGGAGACCTCCAACTGGGAGTTCGACGAGCGCGCCGGCCAGTGGTACCTGCACCGCTTCTACAAGAGCATGCCGGACCTGAACATCGCCAACCCGAAGGTCCGCGACGAGATCCACAAGGTGGTCGGGTTCTGGCTCGAGCTCGGCCTGTCCGGGTTCCGGGTCGACGCCGCCCCCTTCCTGATCGAGCTGACCGGCGCCGAGCAGCCCGAGCCGGGCGATCCGCACGAGTACCTGCGCGACCTCCGCGCCTTCCTGGCCCGCCGCCGGGGCGACGCCATCCTGCTCGCCGAGGCCAACCTGCCCCCGCCCGACCAGCGCCGCTTCTTCGGCGACGAGGACGGCGACGAGATGCACATGGTGTTCAACTTCGTCGCCAACCAGCGGCTGTTCCTGTCGCTCGTCCGCCAGGACGCCGGGCCGCTGGCCGACGCCCTGGCCTCGCAGCCGGCCATCCCCGAGACCGGCCAGTGGGCCAACTTCGTGAAGAACCACGACGAGCTCAGCCTGGACAAGCTGAGCGACGGCGAACGCGAGGAGGTGTTCGCCGCGTTCGCGCCCGAGGAGGACATGCGCATCTACGGCCGCGGCATCCGCCGCCGGGTCCCGCCCATGCTGGGTGGCGACCGCCGCCGGCTGGAGCTCGTCTACAGCCTGCTGTTCGCCCTGCCGGGCGCCCCCGTGCTGCTGTACGGCGAGGAGCTCGGGATGGGCGACGACCTGGCCGTGGAGGGCCGCGGCAGCGTCCGCGTGGCCATGCAGTGGAGCGACGGGGACGGCTGCGGCTTCACCTCCGCCCGGCCCAGAGTGCCGGTCGTGACCGGCGGCGAGTTCGGCTGCGGTCGGGTCAGCGTCGGCGGCCAGCGGCGCGACCCGGGGTCGCTGCTCAACTGGACGGAGCGGCTGGTCCGGACCCGCAAGGAGACCCCGGAGCTGGGCTGGGGCGCGTGCGAGGTGCTGCCCGCCGGCGACCCGGCCGTGCTCGCCCTGCGCTCCGACTGGCGGGGCTCGGTCGTGCTGACCGTCCACAACCTGGCCGACCGGCCCGCCGAGGCCCGGCTCGAGCTGGCCGGCGGGGACTCCGGCGCCGGCCTGGTGGAGCTGCTCGCCGACCAGGCCTACGAGCCGCTCGAGTCACCCCCCGGCGGCGTCCCGGTCGGCGCCTACGGGTACCGTTGGTTCCGGCTGCGTGGCTGAGCGCGGCGGGCACCTCGGGAGGCGATGGCGACGGACGACGACGACCTGCGGCACCTGCGCCGCTGCGTGGACCTGGCCACCGTGGCCCTGGAGGCCGGCGACGAGCCGTTCGGGTCGGTGCTGGTGGCCGCCGACGGGACCGTGCTCTTCGAGGACCACAACCACGTGGCCTCCGGCGACCGGACCCGCCACCCCGAGTTCGAGATCGCCCGCTGGGCGGCCGCCAACCTGGACCCGGCGGAGCGGGCGGCGGCGACCGTGTACACCTCGGGGGAGCACTGCCCGATGTGCGCCGCCGCCCACGGCTGGGTCGGGCTGGGCCGCATCGTCTACGTCAGCTCGTCCGAGCAGCTGGGCGCCTGGCTCGCCGAGCTGGGGGTGCCGCCGCCACCGGTCCGGGCCCTCCCGATCCGGGAGGTCGTCCCCGGCGTGCCCGTCGAGGGCCCGGTCCCCGGCCTCGCCGAGGCGGTCCACGACCTGCACCGCCGGTTCCACACCGGACGTCCGGCCCGCTAGCGGGCCTCGACGTTGTCCTCGAGCCGGAACGCCTCAAGGGCCCGGGCCTCGGGGTCGACCCCCCGTGGGAGCGGGAACCACCGGGTCGGGCGTCCACCGGTGCCGCTGCGGTCGACGCGGGTGGCCGTCGGCAGGGCGCCGTCGTCCAGCATCTCCTCCAGCCGGCGGGCGTGCTCCTCGGTGAAGGGCCGGTCGAACAGCTGGTGGACGTGCAGGTAAAGGCGGAAGTAGCAGGCGATGAAGCGCATCCGCTCCTCGTACGACAGCCAGTTCCCGGCGGCGGCGCAGGTCGCCGGCATGGGCAGGCCGGCGAACCGGTCGACCAGCCGCTCGACCTGCTGGTTGCGGAACGGCGGGGGCACCGCCCCGGCGTCGAACCCGTCCGGCGGCGACAGCGGGGCGCCCACCGCGACCTCGCCGATCGGGGTCTCCAGGGCCAGGATGCGCCGGGTGTAGCGGCGCGCCCACCAGTCCTCGACCCTGCCCACCAGCGGCGGCTGCTGGTCGTGGGGCTCGGCGTAGAGGGCGAAGCGGTGGAACTCCCGCCACGGGGTCAGCCAGTGCAGCACCACCCGCCACCAGACCCGGAACAGCCACCGGATCGGCCGGTAGAGGACGAACTCCAGCACCTTCTGGGCCCGTGCCTGCTCGAAGGCGGACAGGGCCAGGTTGGCTCCGAGGATCAGCTCGGTGCGCAGGGCGCCGTCGCCGGTGGCGCGGGCCTCGGCCAGCAGCCGCCTGGCCACCTCCAGGTACTCGGGGTCGGCCTCCTGGAGCAGGCTGGAGACGAACACCTGGGCCGGCCGGTCGTGCGGCGCCACCTTGTAGCCGTCGCGCGGCTCCGAAGTCCACAGGTCGGCCGCGAAGGTCCCCATCTCGAGGAAGATGGAGCGGTTGGCCAGCGACAGGCCCTGCAGGTAGGCGCGGCCGAGCAGGACGATCATGACCCAGCGGAAGCTGCGCCGGAACGCCGCCGGGACGCGCAGGCGCCGGGCCAGGTTGCCCCAGAACGGCGAGGCCGGGGCCCAGGTTGAGGCTCTCGCCGATCGCCTTGGAGGTCCAGCCGGCGAAGCAGAACCAGTTGGCGTCGGCCGGCCCGACCTCCTGGGCCAGGCCCCGGGCCAGCTGGTGGTAGGCGTAGGCGATGACCTCGGCC
This portion of the Actinomycetota bacterium genome encodes:
- a CDS encoding excinuclease ABC subunit UvrA; this encodes MTGDSAPTRAAADSHDLIQVRRARENNLANVSLDIPKRRLTVFTGVSGSGKSSLVFGTIAAESRRLINETYTAFVQSFMPNLARPDVDALHNLSAAIIVDQERMGANARSTVGTATDAYTMLRIVFSRLGQPYVGPSTAFSFNMPAGQARGEVELERGDGATVSREVTLAGGMCPECEGLGRVSAIDVDQLVDRERSLNEGAITVPNFGVGTWYWKSLAEAGFVDPDTKLKDYTPTQWEDFLHKPATKIKLAGINVTYEGLVVKVQRLYLAKDRESMQPHIRAFVDRAVTFRPCPACGGTRLNPAALSSKVKGRNIAECSAMQVSDLASFVRDIEDASVGPLVASLRETLDSMVEVGLGYLSLDRESGTLSGGEAQRVKMVRHLGSALTDVTYVFDEPTVGLHPHDVQRMNDLLLRLRDKGNTVLVVEHEPEVIEVADHVVDLGPGAGSAGGTVCFAGDVAGLRRSGTLTGRHLDHRTPLRERVRAPKGQLSITGASLHNLRDVSVDLPLGVLTVVTGVAGSGKSSLVHGSLAGREGVTIVDQSPIRGSRRSNPATYTGVLDPIRSAFAKANGVKASLFSANSEGACPNCNGIGLVYTDLAMMAGVATVCEQCEGRRFTPEVLTYKLDGKDISEVLAMSVTEARGFFTARAARAVLDRLADVGLGYLGLGQPLTTLSGGVRQRLKLAIHMAAAATTYVLDEPTTGLHLADVDQLLALLDRLVDDGNTVIVIEHHQAVMAHADWLVDLGPGAGHDGGRVVFTGTPADLVAGADTLTARHLRAYLRR
- a CDS encoding VOC family protein, coding for MPESPVRELRLALTVDDYDQAIAFYRDVLGLPVTESWDGPDGSGAVLDAGRATLELLSTAQAELVDRVEVGSRVAGPVRVALEVADSAGTARRLVAAGAEALAEPVVTPWNHRNVRVRAPDGTQLTLFTVLEGTG
- a CDS encoding TIGR03885 family FMN-dependent LLM class oxidoreductase; the protein is MTTYGYHASHEQLPPSALLADVQLAEQAGFQAAMCSDHFAPWSRAQGHSGFAWSWLGAALQATRLPFGCVNAPGQRYHPAIVAQAAATLAEMFPGRFWVALGSGEALNEHITGTGWPDKQARNDRLLECVQVIRALLAGETVSHRGLVTVDRARLWSRPAEPPPLLGAAVSAETAAWVAGWADGLITVNQPMERLRRVVDAFRAGAAGKPMYLQVHLAFAQDEATALANAHQQWGSNVLDGSLAWELALPEQFEAATRHVRPDDVRETVLVTADPSRLTAELAAYAELGFDGVFVHEVGRDQRRTIELFGSQVLPALAAASPDGRAGR
- a CDS encoding alpha-amylase family protein, whose amino-acid sequence is MSDKATSDLWWKNAVIYCLDVELFADGNGDGVGDFPGLTDRIEYLAGLGVTCLWLMPFYPTPNRDNGYDIADYYGVDPRLGSLGDVVELLRTARERGIRVIADLVVNHTSVDHPWFQAARADRRSPYRDYFVWADEPPADGPKDVVFPGQETSNWEFDERAGQWYLHRFYKSMPDLNIANPKVRDEIHKVVGFWLELGLSGFRVDAAPFLIELTGAEQPEPGDPHEYLRDLRAFLARRRGDAILLAEANLPPPDQRRFFGDEDGDEMHMVFNFVANQRLFLSLVRQDAGPLADALASQPAIPETGQWANFVKNHDELSLDKLSDGEREEVFAAFAPEEDMRIYGRGIRRRVPPMLGGDRRRLELVYSLLFALPGAPVLLYGEELGMGDDLAVEGRGSVRVAMQWSDGDGCGFTSARPRVPVVTGGEFGCGRVSVGGQRRDPGSLLNWTERLVRTRKETPELGWGACEVLPAGDPAVLALRSDWRGSVVLTVHNLADRPAEARLELAGGDSGAGLVELLADQAYEPLESPPGGVPVGAYGYRWFRLRG
- a CDS encoding nucleoside deaminase; amino-acid sequence: MATDDDDLRHLRRCVDLATVALEAGDEPFGSVLVAADGTVLFEDHNHVASGDRTRHPEFEIARWAAANLDPAERAAATVYTSGEHCPMCAAAHGWVGLGRIVYVSSSEQLGAWLAELGVPPPPVRALPIREVVPGVPVEGPVPGLAEAVHDLHRRFHTGRPAR